One Aegilops tauschii subsp. strangulata cultivar AL8/78 chromosome 7, Aet v6.0, whole genome shotgun sequence genomic window carries:
- the LOC109747678 gene encoding membrane protein of ER body-like protein isoform X3 — MMEVAVESPQPAAWDHFKEEVEVMEAEGGGTAVATATATAAAAAAGELLTREIKNRLLVHAHENGNHGHDNGGEAEELKAHEEEEKKQEEAPEEPKVAEEEQQRHKSIFFDAAKVPDIITEVSARYLVTGTMRSGAEKQDANGNPSPKGKELEAHENGSVQEINHGPNKGKLENGSHSNGSHQVPNGAEPKAEYLFEINKTQMYPTEVDKDKHVTEAQPKVEEYDLEKILDQQETHDLFCPNCKSCITRRVILKKRKRTVRPATPDGPSKRPYTEEVTVPLPSATFPGSDEQESPNVFRCLSCFSFFIPAGCSFNIFRIFGRRDVDQVGVLPPRASEDTPPRSENCTSWLLSCFQPGDSPNQPHPADSVTVPLLSGTQGSNNTTTTTESSTSYVHHSHGTVVKPEQSTVESSSENQTAPAEQQHVADPATTPLLSDTESPNDTTTTTESSTSYVHHSHGIVVKPDHSITESSSEDQTTTTTTTTTTSAIATTSSTTTSAAAATHSSSAAGIFHSDVMEVITGDMPPLKPAGGVTMDATHHLLGHEDVHGTAPTTFENGSFTTHASHTSTLKVDGPNMTTIGRGDMQTSPNAQPADHVVVPVFGDVNQVAPRPQQRDDWDILKAIVYGGLVESVTSLSVVSAAASSGAKTLDIFILGIANLIGGLPLIYHNIADLRDIRDVNDDNEQVGHYWLQLGRRSKAQLHMVLALLSYMVFGLLPPVIYGLSFRESNDRENKMMAVAGASLASIALLALGKAHVQTAPRAYFKTLMYYLTIAVSSSGLSYVAGVLITRLLEHFGVIEQGGSAAPAPPGLSFAHSVGAQTSAWASF; from the exons ATGATGGAGGTGGCGGTGGAGAGCCCGCAGCCGGCGGCGTGGGACCACttcaaggaggaggtggaggtcatggaggcggagggcggcggcactgccgtcgccaccgccaccgccaccgccgccgctgctgctgcaGGGGAGCTGCTGACGAGGGAGATCAAGAATAGGCTGCTGGTCCATGCCCATGAGAATGGGAACCATGGCCATGACAATGGAGGAGAAGCAGAGGAGCTTAAGGCTcatgaggaggaggagaagaagcagGAAGAGGCTCCTGAAGAACCCAAGGTTGCTGAAGAGGAGCAGCAGCGTCACAAGAGTATCTTCTTCGATGCAGCCAAAG TTCCTGATATTATTACTGAGGTAAGTGCCAGATATCTGGTCACGGGAACGATGCGATCTGGTGCCGAAAAGCAAGACGCAAACGGAAATCCGAGTCCGAAAGGCAAAGAGCTTGAAGCACATGAAAATGGCAGTGTTCAAGAAATCAACCATGGTCCAAACAAAGGCAAGTTAGAAAATGGATCACACTCAAATGGTTCACATCAGGTCCCCAACGGTGCTGAACCTAAGGCAGAGTACCTGTTTGAAATCAACAAGACTCAAATGTACCCAACTGAAGTTGACAAGGACAAACATGTCACAGAGGCTCAGCCGAAGGTCGAAGAGTACGACCTCGAGAAGATTTTGGACCAGCAAGAAACTCATGACCTGTTCTGTCCCAACTGCAAATCATGCATAACTCGGAGGGTGATCCTGAAGAAGAGGAAAAGGACAGTAAGGCCAGCAACCCCCGATGGACCGTCAAAGAGACCGTACACTGAAGAAGTAACAGTGCCACTGCCTTCTGCTACTTTTCCTGGAAGTGATGAGCAAGAGTCACCCAACGTGTTCCGATGTTTGTCATGCTTCTCCTTCTTCATTCCAGCAG GATGCAGTTTCAACATATTCCGTATATTTGGGAGGAGGGATGTGGACCAAGTTGGTGTTCTGCCTCCTCGGGCATCAGAGGACACGCCTCCTCGGTCTGAAAATTGCACAAGCTGGCTTCTGTCTTGTTTCCAGCCAGGAGATAGCCCAAACCAACCTCATCCTGCTG ATTCAGTGACAGTGCCCCTGTTGTCCGGTACACAGGGCTCCAACAATACAACCACAACAACTGAATCTAGCACATCATATGTTCATCATAGTCATGGCACGGTTGTAAAACCAGAGCAGTCGACAGTCGAATCATCTTCGGAGAACCAAACTGCTCCAG CTGAACAACAGCATGTTGCAGATCCAGCGACCACGCCACTGTTGTCTGATACGGAAAGCCCCAATGATACAACCACAACAACTGAATCTAGCACATCCTATGTTCATCATAGCCATGGCATAGTTGTAAAACCAGACCACTCGATAACCGAATCATCGTCGGAAGATCAGACCACGACAACCACCACAACTACGACCACATCGGCAATAGCTACCACATCCTCTACAAccacatcagcagcagcagccacCCACTCATCGTCTGCTGCAG GAATCTTTCACTCAGACGTAATGGAAGTGATAACCGGTGACATGCCTCCCCTGAAGCCTGCCGGTGGAGTTACCATGGATGCAACTCACCACCTACTTGGCCATGAAG ATGTTCATGGAACTGCGCCGACAACCTTCGAGAATGGCTCATTTACGACCCATGCAAGTCACACGTCAACACTCAAGGTCGACGGCCCGAACATGACGACTATCGGGAGGGGCGATATGCAAACCTCGCCGAATGCTCAACCGGCAGATCATGTTGTGGTACCAGTCTTCGGAGATGTGAATCAGGTTGCTCCTAGACCCCAACAGAGGGATGACTGGGATATACTGAAAGCCATAGTGTATGGAGGCTTAGTGGAGTCAGTCACCAGCCTCTCCGTTGTTTCGGCAGCAGCATCAAGTGGAGCAAAAACAT TGGACATATTCATCCTGGGCATAGCCAACCTTATCGGAGGGCTTCCTCTCATTTACCACAAT ATCGCCGATCTGAGAGACATCCGAGACGTGAACGACGACAATGAGCAAGTCGGCCACTACTGGCTGCAGCTCGGAAGGCGGTCTAAAGCCCAGCTCCACATGGTCCTGGCCCTGCTCTCATACATGGTGTTCGGGTTGCTTCCACCAGTCATCTACGGACTGTCGTTCCGCGAGAGCAATGACAGGGAGAACAAGATGATGGCTGTCGCCGGTGCTTCGCTTGCCTCCATCGCTCTGCTAGCGCTCGGAAAGGCGCATGTCCAGACAGCACCCAGGGCATACTTCAAGACCCTCATGTACTACCTGACGATCGCGGTGAGCTCGTCGGGGCTGTCGTACGTCGCCGGCGTGCTCATCACGCGGCTCCTGGAGCACTTTGGTGTCATCGAGCAAGGCGGTTCggctgctccagctcctccagggCTGTCGTTCGCTCATTCAGTGGGTGCACAGACATCTGCATGGGCCTCATTCTGA
- the LOC109747678 gene encoding membrane protein of ER body-like protein isoform X1, with amino-acid sequence MMEVAVESPQPAAWDHFKEEVEVMEAEGGGTAVATATATAAAAAAGELLTREIKNRLLVHAHENGNHGHDNGGEAEELKAHEEEEKKQEEAPEEPKVAEEEQQRHKSIFFDAAKGLWKCRHCDWTYRLSSPCGNGTVDHRGYRHRIERNIESLVEKKGSFYGSPNKVPDIITEVSARYLVTGTMRSGAEKQDANGNPSPKGKELEAHENGSVQEINHGPNKGKLENGSHSNGSHQVPNGAEPKAEYLFEINKTQMYPTEVDKDKHVTEAQPKVEEYDLEKILDQQETHDLFCPNCKSCITRRVILKKRKRTVRPATPDGPSKRPYTEEVTVPLPSATFPGSDEQESPNVFRCLSCFSFFIPAGCSFNIFRIFGRRDVDQVGVLPPRASEDTPPRSENCTSWLLSCFQPGDSPNQPHPADSVTVPLLSGTQGSNNTTTTTESSTSYVHHSHGTVVKPEQSTVESSSENQTAPAEQQHVADPATTPLLSDTESPNDTTTTTESSTSYVHHSHGIVVKPDHSITESSSEDQTTTTTTTTTTSAIATTSSTTTSAAAATHSSSAAGIFHSDVMEVITGDMPPLKPAGGVTMDATHHLLGHEDVHGTAPTTFENGSFTTHASHTSTLKVDGPNMTTIGRGDMQTSPNAQPADHVVVPVFGDVNQVAPRPQQRDDWDILKAIVYGGLVESVTSLSVVSAAASSGAKTLDIFILGIANLIGGLPLIYHNIADLRDIRDVNDDNEQVGHYWLQLGRRSKAQLHMVLALLSYMVFGLLPPVIYGLSFRESNDRENKMMAVAGASLASIALLALGKAHVQTAPRAYFKTLMYYLTIAVSSSGLSYVAGVLITRLLEHFGVIEQGGSAAPAPPGLSFAHSVGAQTSAWASF; translated from the exons ATGATGGAGGTGGCGGTGGAGAGCCCGCAGCCGGCGGCGTGGGACCACttcaaggaggaggtggaggtcatggaggcggagggcggcggcactgccgtcgccaccgccaccgccaccgccgccgctgctgctgcaGGGGAGCTGCTGACGAGGGAGATCAAGAATAGGCTGCTGGTCCATGCCCATGAGAATGGGAACCATGGCCATGACAATGGAGGAGAAGCAGAGGAGCTTAAGGCTcatgaggaggaggagaagaagcagGAAGAGGCTCCTGAAGAACCCAAGGTTGCTGAAGAGGAGCAGCAGCGTCACAAGAGTATCTTCTTCGATGCAGCCAAAG GGTTATGGAAGTGCCGGCACTGCGATTGGACGTACCGCCTGAGTAGTCCCTGTGGAAATGGTACCGTAGATCATCGAGGCTATCGCCACCGAATCGAACGGAATATCGAATCGTTAGTTGAGAAGAAAGGATCGTTTTACGGCTCACCGAACAAAG TTCCTGATATTATTACTGAGGTAAGTGCCAGATATCTGGTCACGGGAACGATGCGATCTGGTGCCGAAAAGCAAGACGCAAACGGAAATCCGAGTCCGAAAGGCAAAGAGCTTGAAGCACATGAAAATGGCAGTGTTCAAGAAATCAACCATGGTCCAAACAAAGGCAAGTTAGAAAATGGATCACACTCAAATGGTTCACATCAGGTCCCCAACGGTGCTGAACCTAAGGCAGAGTACCTGTTTGAAATCAACAAGACTCAAATGTACCCAACTGAAGTTGACAAGGACAAACATGTCACAGAGGCTCAGCCGAAGGTCGAAGAGTACGACCTCGAGAAGATTTTGGACCAGCAAGAAACTCATGACCTGTTCTGTCCCAACTGCAAATCATGCATAACTCGGAGGGTGATCCTGAAGAAGAGGAAAAGGACAGTAAGGCCAGCAACCCCCGATGGACCGTCAAAGAGACCGTACACTGAAGAAGTAACAGTGCCACTGCCTTCTGCTACTTTTCCTGGAAGTGATGAGCAAGAGTCACCCAACGTGTTCCGATGTTTGTCATGCTTCTCCTTCTTCATTCCAGCAG GATGCAGTTTCAACATATTCCGTATATTTGGGAGGAGGGATGTGGACCAAGTTGGTGTTCTGCCTCCTCGGGCATCAGAGGACACGCCTCCTCGGTCTGAAAATTGCACAAGCTGGCTTCTGTCTTGTTTCCAGCCAGGAGATAGCCCAAACCAACCTCATCCTGCTG ATTCAGTGACAGTGCCCCTGTTGTCCGGTACACAGGGCTCCAACAATACAACCACAACAACTGAATCTAGCACATCATATGTTCATCATAGTCATGGCACGGTTGTAAAACCAGAGCAGTCGACAGTCGAATCATCTTCGGAGAACCAAACTGCTCCAG CTGAACAACAGCATGTTGCAGATCCAGCGACCACGCCACTGTTGTCTGATACGGAAAGCCCCAATGATACAACCACAACAACTGAATCTAGCACATCCTATGTTCATCATAGCCATGGCATAGTTGTAAAACCAGACCACTCGATAACCGAATCATCGTCGGAAGATCAGACCACGACAACCACCACAACTACGACCACATCGGCAATAGCTACCACATCCTCTACAAccacatcagcagcagcagccacCCACTCATCGTCTGCTGCAG GAATCTTTCACTCAGACGTAATGGAAGTGATAACCGGTGACATGCCTCCCCTGAAGCCTGCCGGTGGAGTTACCATGGATGCAACTCACCACCTACTTGGCCATGAAG ATGTTCATGGAACTGCGCCGACAACCTTCGAGAATGGCTCATTTACGACCCATGCAAGTCACACGTCAACACTCAAGGTCGACGGCCCGAACATGACGACTATCGGGAGGGGCGATATGCAAACCTCGCCGAATGCTCAACCGGCAGATCATGTTGTGGTACCAGTCTTCGGAGATGTGAATCAGGTTGCTCCTAGACCCCAACAGAGGGATGACTGGGATATACTGAAAGCCATAGTGTATGGAGGCTTAGTGGAGTCAGTCACCAGCCTCTCCGTTGTTTCGGCAGCAGCATCAAGTGGAGCAAAAACAT TGGACATATTCATCCTGGGCATAGCCAACCTTATCGGAGGGCTTCCTCTCATTTACCACAAT ATCGCCGATCTGAGAGACATCCGAGACGTGAACGACGACAATGAGCAAGTCGGCCACTACTGGCTGCAGCTCGGAAGGCGGTCTAAAGCCCAGCTCCACATGGTCCTGGCCCTGCTCTCATACATGGTGTTCGGGTTGCTTCCACCAGTCATCTACGGACTGTCGTTCCGCGAGAGCAATGACAGGGAGAACAAGATGATGGCTGTCGCCGGTGCTTCGCTTGCCTCCATCGCTCTGCTAGCGCTCGGAAAGGCGCATGTCCAGACAGCACCCAGGGCATACTTCAAGACCCTCATGTACTACCTGACGATCGCGGTGAGCTCGTCGGGGCTGTCGTACGTCGCCGGCGTGCTCATCACGCGGCTCCTGGAGCACTTTGGTGTCATCGAGCAAGGCGGTTCggctgctccagctcctccagggCTGTCGTTCGCTCATTCAGTGGGTGCACAGACATCTGCATGGGCCTCATTCTGA
- the LOC109747678 gene encoding membrane protein of ER body-like protein isoform X2 — MMEVAVESPQPAAWDHFKEEVEVMEAEGGGTAVATATATAAAAAAGELLTREIKNRLLVHAHENGNHGHDNGGEAEELKAHEEEEKKQEEAPEEPKVAEEEQQRHKSIFFDAAKGLWKCRHCDWTYRLSSPCGNGTVDHRGYRHRIERNIESLVEKKGSFYGSPNKVPDIITEVSARYLVTGTMRSGAEKQDANGNPSPKGKELEAHENGSVQEINHGPNKGKLENGSHSNGSHQVPNGAEPKAEYLFEINKTQMYPTEVDKDKHVTEAQPKVEEYDLEKILDQQETHDLFCPNCKSCITRRVILKKRKRTVRPATPDGPSKRPYTEEVTVPLPSATFPGSDEQESPNVFRCLSCFSFFIPAGCSFNIFRIFGRRDVDQVGVLPPRASEDTPPRSENCTSWLLSCFQPGDSPNQPHPADSVTVPLLSGTQGSNNTTTTTESSTSYVHHSHGTVVKPEQSTVESSSENQTAPDPATTPLLSDTESPNDTTTTTESSTSYVHHSHGIVVKPDHSITESSSEDQTTTTTTTTTTSAIATTSSTTTSAAAATHSSSAAGIFHSDVMEVITGDMPPLKPAGGVTMDATHHLLGHEDVHGTAPTTFENGSFTTHASHTSTLKVDGPNMTTIGRGDMQTSPNAQPADHVVVPVFGDVNQVAPRPQQRDDWDILKAIVYGGLVESVTSLSVVSAAASSGAKTLDIFILGIANLIGGLPLIYHNIADLRDIRDVNDDNEQVGHYWLQLGRRSKAQLHMVLALLSYMVFGLLPPVIYGLSFRESNDRENKMMAVAGASLASIALLALGKAHVQTAPRAYFKTLMYYLTIAVSSSGLSYVAGVLITRLLEHFGVIEQGGSAAPAPPGLSFAHSVGAQTSAWASF; from the exons ATGATGGAGGTGGCGGTGGAGAGCCCGCAGCCGGCGGCGTGGGACCACttcaaggaggaggtggaggtcatggaggcggagggcggcggcactgccgtcgccaccgccaccgccaccgccgccgctgctgctgcaGGGGAGCTGCTGACGAGGGAGATCAAGAATAGGCTGCTGGTCCATGCCCATGAGAATGGGAACCATGGCCATGACAATGGAGGAGAAGCAGAGGAGCTTAAGGCTcatgaggaggaggagaagaagcagGAAGAGGCTCCTGAAGAACCCAAGGTTGCTGAAGAGGAGCAGCAGCGTCACAAGAGTATCTTCTTCGATGCAGCCAAAG GGTTATGGAAGTGCCGGCACTGCGATTGGACGTACCGCCTGAGTAGTCCCTGTGGAAATGGTACCGTAGATCATCGAGGCTATCGCCACCGAATCGAACGGAATATCGAATCGTTAGTTGAGAAGAAAGGATCGTTTTACGGCTCACCGAACAAAG TTCCTGATATTATTACTGAGGTAAGTGCCAGATATCTGGTCACGGGAACGATGCGATCTGGTGCCGAAAAGCAAGACGCAAACGGAAATCCGAGTCCGAAAGGCAAAGAGCTTGAAGCACATGAAAATGGCAGTGTTCAAGAAATCAACCATGGTCCAAACAAAGGCAAGTTAGAAAATGGATCACACTCAAATGGTTCACATCAGGTCCCCAACGGTGCTGAACCTAAGGCAGAGTACCTGTTTGAAATCAACAAGACTCAAATGTACCCAACTGAAGTTGACAAGGACAAACATGTCACAGAGGCTCAGCCGAAGGTCGAAGAGTACGACCTCGAGAAGATTTTGGACCAGCAAGAAACTCATGACCTGTTCTGTCCCAACTGCAAATCATGCATAACTCGGAGGGTGATCCTGAAGAAGAGGAAAAGGACAGTAAGGCCAGCAACCCCCGATGGACCGTCAAAGAGACCGTACACTGAAGAAGTAACAGTGCCACTGCCTTCTGCTACTTTTCCTGGAAGTGATGAGCAAGAGTCACCCAACGTGTTCCGATGTTTGTCATGCTTCTCCTTCTTCATTCCAGCAG GATGCAGTTTCAACATATTCCGTATATTTGGGAGGAGGGATGTGGACCAAGTTGGTGTTCTGCCTCCTCGGGCATCAGAGGACACGCCTCCTCGGTCTGAAAATTGCACAAGCTGGCTTCTGTCTTGTTTCCAGCCAGGAGATAGCCCAAACCAACCTCATCCTGCTG ATTCAGTGACAGTGCCCCTGTTGTCCGGTACACAGGGCTCCAACAATACAACCACAACAACTGAATCTAGCACATCATATGTTCATCATAGTCATGGCACGGTTGTAAAACCAGAGCAGTCGACAGTCGAATCATCTTCGGAGAACCAAACTGCTCCAG ATCCAGCGACCACGCCACTGTTGTCTGATACGGAAAGCCCCAATGATACAACCACAACAACTGAATCTAGCACATCCTATGTTCATCATAGCCATGGCATAGTTGTAAAACCAGACCACTCGATAACCGAATCATCGTCGGAAGATCAGACCACGACAACCACCACAACTACGACCACATCGGCAATAGCTACCACATCCTCTACAAccacatcagcagcagcagccacCCACTCATCGTCTGCTGCAG GAATCTTTCACTCAGACGTAATGGAAGTGATAACCGGTGACATGCCTCCCCTGAAGCCTGCCGGTGGAGTTACCATGGATGCAACTCACCACCTACTTGGCCATGAAG ATGTTCATGGAACTGCGCCGACAACCTTCGAGAATGGCTCATTTACGACCCATGCAAGTCACACGTCAACACTCAAGGTCGACGGCCCGAACATGACGACTATCGGGAGGGGCGATATGCAAACCTCGCCGAATGCTCAACCGGCAGATCATGTTGTGGTACCAGTCTTCGGAGATGTGAATCAGGTTGCTCCTAGACCCCAACAGAGGGATGACTGGGATATACTGAAAGCCATAGTGTATGGAGGCTTAGTGGAGTCAGTCACCAGCCTCTCCGTTGTTTCGGCAGCAGCATCAAGTGGAGCAAAAACAT TGGACATATTCATCCTGGGCATAGCCAACCTTATCGGAGGGCTTCCTCTCATTTACCACAAT ATCGCCGATCTGAGAGACATCCGAGACGTGAACGACGACAATGAGCAAGTCGGCCACTACTGGCTGCAGCTCGGAAGGCGGTCTAAAGCCCAGCTCCACATGGTCCTGGCCCTGCTCTCATACATGGTGTTCGGGTTGCTTCCACCAGTCATCTACGGACTGTCGTTCCGCGAGAGCAATGACAGGGAGAACAAGATGATGGCTGTCGCCGGTGCTTCGCTTGCCTCCATCGCTCTGCTAGCGCTCGGAAAGGCGCATGTCCAGACAGCACCCAGGGCATACTTCAAGACCCTCATGTACTACCTGACGATCGCGGTGAGCTCGTCGGGGCTGTCGTACGTCGCCGGCGTGCTCATCACGCGGCTCCTGGAGCACTTTGGTGTCATCGAGCAAGGCGGTTCggctgctccagctcctccagggCTGTCGTTCGCTCATTCAGTGGGTGCACAGACATCTGCATGGGCCTCATTCTGA
- the LOC109747675 gene encoding asparagine--tRNA ligase, cytoplasmic 1, translating into MAASTMAAPTTDHLEPPMAASRTPIRAILAATDALAGERVVVGGWVRAGRVQCGGTMAFLAVNDGSCHASLQLVVEAARVTHPPLARLAATGTSVLVSGMLRVPHGKSKERIELGVDAVIDAGEVDDPAAYPLPKGRIKLDHLRDFLHLRPRNDTIAAVARMRSELTFATHSFFREMGFLCVHTPIITTDDCEGAGEMFQVTTLFSQAQKADRDLRLKLSAGAPRQDEDDGRTVGFESDFFRRQAFLTVSGQLQAEAYACALSGAYTFGPTFRAENSHTSRHLAEFWMVEPEIAFANLQDIMNYAESYVQYLCKWLLEHCMEDMEFMAKTHDKSAIERLELVSSTPFERVSYTKAVEMLTGSAGSKKFQTKVEWGIDLASEHERYLTEVIFKKPVIVHNYPRGIKAFYMRLNDDQKTVAAMDVLVPKVGELIGGSQREERFDILKQRILDAGLPMESYEFYLDLRRYGSVKHSGFGLGLERMLLFATGLDNIRDVIPFPRYPGKADL; encoded by the exons ATGGCGGCCTCCACGATGGCAGCACCGACGACCGACCACCTGGAGCCTCCGATGGCCGCGTCCCGCACGCCCATCCGCGCGATCCTGGCCGCCACGGACGCCCTCGCCGGCGAGCGCGTGGTCGTGGGCGGCTGGGTCCGGGCCGGCCGCGTCCAGTGCGGCGGCACCATGGCCTTCCTCGCCGTCAACGACGGCTCCTGCCACGCCAGCCTGCAGCTCGTCGTCGAAGCGGCCCGGGTGACGCACCCGCCGCTCGCCCGCCTCGCGGCCACGGGGACCTCCGTGCTCGTCTCCGGCATGCTCCGGGTCCCGCACGGGAAGagcaaggagcgcatcgagctgGGCGTCGATGCCGTCATCGACGCCGGCGAGGTCGACGACCCGGCCGCCTACCCGCTGCCAAAGGGTAGGATTAAGCTCGACCACCTCCGGGACTTCCTCCATCTACGACCGCGCAACGACACCATCGCGGCGGTTGCGAGGATGAGGAGCGAGCTCACGTTCGCGACGCACTCATTCTTCCGGGAGATGGGCTTCCTGTGCGTGCACACGCCGATTATCACCACCGACGActgcgagggcgccggcgagatGTTCCAGGTGACCACACTGTTCAGCCAGGCCCAGAAGGCGGACAGGGACCTCCGGCTGAAGCTCTCCGCCGGAGCTCCTCGCCAGGACGAGGATGATGGTCGAACTGTCGGTTTCGAGAGCGACTTCTTCAGGCGTCAGGCTTTCCTCACCGTCTCCGGCCAGCTCCAGGCCGAGGCCTACGCCTGCGCGCTCAGCGGCGCGTACACCTTCGGCCCCACGTTCCGCGCCGAGAACTCGCACACGTCGCGGCACCTCGCCGAGTTCTGGATGGTCGAGCCGGAGATCGCGTTCGCAAACCTGCAG GATATCATGAACTATGCAGAGAGTTACGTGCAGTACCTCTGCAAATGGCTGCTGGAGCATTGCATGGAGGACATGGAGTTCATGGCTAAAACCCATGATAAGTCTGCGATCGAGCGTCTCGAGCTCGTTTCATCGACGCCTTTCGAACGTGTCTCATACACAAAGGCTGTCGAAATGCTGACGGGCTCAGCTGGTAGCAAGAAGTTCCAGACCAAGGTTGAATGGGGAATCGATTTAGCGTCTGAGCATGAGAG GTACTTGACTGAGGTGATATTTAAAAAGCCTGTCATCGTTCATAACTACCCGCGAGGGATAAAAGCATTTTATATGAGGCTCAACGATGACCAGAAGACCGTTGCTGCCATGGATGTTCTAGTTCCCAAG GTTGGTGAATTGATTGGTGGAAGTCAGAGGGAGGAGCGCTTCGATATCCTTAAACAACG GATACTGGACGCAGGTTTGCCTATGGAATCCTATGAGTTCTATCTGGACCTTCGACGCTATGGATCCGTGAAGCACAGCGGGTTCGGGCTAGGCCTAGAGAGGATGCTCCTCTTTGCCACCGGCCTCGACAACATCAGAGATGTCATCCCCTTCCCGAGGTACCCTGGGAAGGCCGACCTATGA
- the LOC109747673 gene encoding trimethyltridecatetraene synthase-like, whose product MEATILLTMVLTTLLLFLFLRATFHRGQKYNLPPGPKPWPVIGNFDLIGALPHRSIHELSKKYGPLMHLRFGSFPLIIGSSVDMARYFLKTQDILYVDRPKTASGKYTTYNYADMTWSPYGAYWRQARRICLTQLFNPRRLALLEHIRADEVKALMCDLFAVSGHAVHLSRDHMSMVSMNVITRMVMGKRLFVDGVAEGPVPSLKVFRWMLDELFLLNGVLNIGDWIPWLDWMDLQGYVRRMKKIGKLFDAFNEHVLDEHSGERGRGEGEAARDMVDVLMEKANDNALEVQYGRIGVKAFTQDLIAGGTESSAVTVEWAMSELMRRPATFDVATEELDRVVGRARWVTEKDMPNLPYIEAIVKESMRMHPIVPLLTPRLAREDATIDGYDIPKGARVLINVWAIGRDPELWDAPEEFKPERFLGSKMGVIGQDLELLPFGSGRRMCPGYNLGLKVVHLSLANLLHGFTWRLPEGVRKEDLSMEEVFGLSTGRKYPLQVVAKPKLPNHLYV is encoded by the coding sequence ATGGAGGCCACCATCCTCCTTACAATGGTGCTCACCACCCTCCTACTCTTCCTCTTTCTCAGAGCCACCTTTCACCGCGGCCAGAAGTACAACCTCCCTCCGGGTCCAAAACCTTGGCCTGTCATCGGCAACTTCGACCTCATCGGTGCACTCCCGCACCGCTCCATCCACGAGTTATCCAAGAAGTACGGCCCACTCATGCACCTTCGCTTCGGCTCATTCCCTCTCATCATCGGTTCGTCAGTGGACATGGCAAGGTACTTCCTCAAGACCCAGGACATCCTCTATGTCGACCGCCCCAAGACGGCTTCCGGTAAATACACCACCTACAACTACGCTGACATGACATGGTCACCCTATGGGGCCTACTGGCGCCAAGCACGCCGGATCTGCCTCACCCAGCTCTTCAACCCACGTCGTCTCGCCTTGTTGGAGCACATCCGTGCCGACGAGGTCAAAGCTCTCATGTGCGACCTCTTTGCAGTGTCCGGCCATGCCGTGCATCTTAGCAGGGACCACATGTCCATGGTGAGCATGAATGTGATCACACGGATGGTGATGGGGAAGCGACTCTTCGTGGACGGCGTGGCGGAGGGGCCGGTGCCGTCTCTGAAGGTGTTCAGGTGGATGCTAGATGAGCTATTCCTGCTCAACGGTGTGCTCAACATCGGCGACTGGATCCCATGGCTGGACTGGATGGACCTGCAGGGATATGTGCGACGGATGAAGAAGATAGGCAAGTTGTTTGATGCATTCAATGAGCATGTCCTTGACGAGCATAGCGGCGAGCGGGGCCGCGGCGAGGGTGAAGCGGCTAGGGACATGGTGGATGTGCTTATGGAGAAGGCCAACGACAACGCCCTCGAGGTCCAGTATGGCCGCATCGGCGTCAAGGCCTTCACCCAAGACCTCATCGCCGGCGGCACTGAGAGCTCAGCCGTCACCGTGGAATGGGCCATGTCGGAGCTCATGAGGAGGCCCGCCACCTTCGATGTAGCCACCGAGGAGCTCGACCGTGTCGTCGGTCGTGCCCGCTGGGTAACCGAGAAGGACATGCCAAACCTGCCCTACATTGAAGCAATCGTGAAAGAATCCATGCGCATGCATCCTATCGTGCCTCTCCTCACCCCGCGTTTGGCCCGAGAGGACGCCACCATTGATGGCTATGACATCCCTAAGGGTGCACGTGTGCTCATCAATGTGTGGGCCATTGGACGGGACCCGGAGTTGTGGGACGCCCCAGAGGAGTTCAAGCCAGAGAGGTTCCTGGGGAGCAAGATGGGTGTGATAGGGCAGGACCTCGAGCTGCTACCGTTCGGTTCTGGCAGACGAATGTGCCCAGGCTACAATCTCGGGCTAAAGGTGGTGCACCTAAGCTTGGCAAACCTGCTGCACGGGTTCACTTGGAGGCTGCCAGAGGGGGTGAGGAAGGAGGATCTGAGCATGGAGGAGGTGTTTGGGTTGTCCACCGGCCGCAAATACCCACTCCAGGTCGTCGCCAAGCCCAAGCTACCTAATCATCTATATGTTTGA